A genomic segment from Nitrospinota bacterium encodes:
- a CDS encoding outer membrane lipoprotein-sorting protein — MKKAISLQRFQTPLYLAAFFALPMLLGYPAASHAETAAEIMQKVEDRDEGDNSIAEMEMVLIDKRGNERIRKIKSFTKFKGKDRQRIMFFLHPADVKGTGFLTYDYDDQKVDDDQWLYLPALRKSKRIASSDKDGSFMGSDLTYADMTSRNLGDYEFKLIKEDAVEGKPVWIIESNPNERAIEETGYTKSILFVRKDNYVVIRGKHWVKDGNKEKYLDVKKLEQIDGIWVTTEIHVTTKKGKNTLHKTVLNFSNVKYNQNFPEDIFTIRNLEKGL; from the coding sequence ATGAAAAAAGCAATCTCTTTACAAAGGTTCCAAACACCTCTTTATTTAGCGGCGTTTTTTGCTCTACCCATGTTGCTAGGATATCCTGCCGCTTCCCACGCGGAGACCGCCGCGGAGATCATGCAGAAGGTGGAGGATCGCGACGAAGGGGACAACAGCATCGCCGAAATGGAGATGGTACTTATAGACAAAAGGGGGAATGAGAGGATTCGCAAAATCAAGAGCTTTACCAAGTTTAAGGGGAAAGACAGACAGCGGATCATGTTTTTTCTGCATCCTGCCGATGTCAAGGGAACAGGCTTCCTTACCTACGACTATGACGACCAAAAAGTCGATGACGACCAGTGGCTCTACCTTCCCGCGCTTCGCAAATCGAAACGTATCGCATCCAGCGACAAAGATGGTTCCTTCATGGGCTCCGACCTCACATACGCAGATATGACTTCGCGAAACCTCGGTGATTACGAATTCAAACTCATCAAGGAAGATGCCGTGGAGGGGAAACCGGTATGGATAATCGAATCCAATCCGAATGAAAGAGCAATCGAAGAAACCGGGTATACGAAGTCGATACTTTTCGTAAGGAAAGACAACTATGTCGTTATCCGGGGCAAACATTGGGTCAAAGACGGCAACAAGGAAAAATACCTGGATGTTAAAAAACTTGAGCAGATAGATGGGATCTGGGTGACAACGGAAATTCACGTTACGACAAAAAAAGGAAAAAATACGCTTCACAAAACCGTACTCAATTTCAGCAACGTGAAATATAACCAGAATTTCCCCGAAGACATCTTCACTATTAGAAATCTTGAAAAGGGACTTTGA
- a CDS encoding DUF1302 family protein: protein MTFSKIFAFALTAAIFSTTFFINTAFAEETETAGNEDLLGGFDDDTFDGTENVSGDSKPKKKLEWLDITGQLLLSSSYNYSHKEPSTGKTDFRGLSRMRAALLLEFTTILPNEWKGFVSGSGFYDYAYQINGRDEYTQDVLDLHERESELREAFIEGSILKSVDLKLGRQIVVWGKSDNIRITDILNPLDNREPGMIDIEDLRLPVNMARANIYFGSWNLEAISILEKRFNKNPAYGSDFYYAPQKMPDDVIPSEPEYALALKGVFSGYDVSFFAAKIYDDMPHAEGSFPKITIEHSYLTMFGFGFNLASGNFLYKSEAAYFDGLEYLNAKGETKSRADILLGVEYQGFTDQVLSFEIVNKHIFDFVDSMKNMPDYAQEDSAQTAFRYSGNFLHQRLHILLLVAGFGSQSDEGGFQRFSAGYDIADALLITAGVINYDSGKQGFLQNIGNNDRSFLELKWSF, encoded by the coding sequence ATGACATTCAGCAAAATTTTTGCATTTGCATTAACAGCGGCAATCTTCAGCACGACATTCTTTATCAACACCGCGTTTGCGGAAGAAACGGAAACCGCTGGTAATGAAGACCTTCTTGGAGGTTTTGATGACGACACTTTTGACGGCACCGAAAATGTTTCCGGCGATTCAAAACCGAAAAAAAAGCTGGAGTGGCTCGATATCACCGGTCAACTGCTTCTCAGCTCTTCCTATAACTATTCCCACAAGGAACCTTCGACAGGGAAGACCGATTTTCGAGGTCTCAGCAGAATGCGTGCGGCGCTATTATTGGAATTTACTACCATCCTCCCGAACGAATGGAAGGGATTCGTGAGCGGAAGCGGTTTTTACGACTACGCATACCAGATCAATGGCCGAGATGAATATACACAGGATGTTCTTGACCTTCACGAAAGGGAGAGCGAACTGCGGGAGGCGTTCATCGAAGGTTCGATCTTGAAGAGCGTCGATCTCAAACTCGGCAGACAGATCGTCGTGTGGGGGAAATCCGACAATATCAGGATTACCGATATACTCAACCCTCTCGACAACCGTGAACCCGGTATGATAGATATCGAAGACTTGAGGCTTCCAGTGAACATGGCCCGCGCCAACATATATTTCGGGAGTTGGAACCTGGAGGCAATTTCAATACTTGAAAAAAGGTTTAACAAGAACCCCGCGTACGGAAGCGATTTTTACTACGCTCCTCAGAAGATGCCGGATGATGTCATCCCGTCCGAACCGGAATACGCACTCGCCCTGAAAGGAGTTTTCTCCGGCTATGATGTCTCGTTTTTCGCGGCAAAGATCTATGACGATATGCCGCACGCGGAAGGGAGTTTCCCAAAAATAACCATTGAACACAGCTACCTCACAATGTTCGGGTTCGGTTTCAACCTGGCATCGGGAAACTTCCTGTACAAATCGGAAGCTGCATATTTCGACGGACTGGAATATCTCAATGCAAAGGGTGAGACAAAATCCCGCGCGGACATACTCCTGGGCGTAGAGTATCAGGGTTTCACCGACCAGGTTCTCTCATTCGAAATAGTAAACAAACATATTTTCGATTTCGTTGACAGCATGAAGAACATGCCAGACTACGCGCAGGAAGATAGCGCGCAAACCGCATTCAGGTATTCCGGAAACTTCCTGCATCAGCGGCTTCACATCCTTCTGCTTGTTGCCGGATTCGGCTCGCAAAGCGACGAGGGGGGATTCCAGCGATTCTCTGCCGGATACGACATCGCGGACGCACTGCTGATAACCGCCGGGGTCATCAATTACGATTCAGGCAAACAGGGATTTCTGCAGAATATCGGAAATAACGACAGGTCATTCCTTGAATTGAAGTGGAGTTTTTAA
- a CDS encoding TIGR00300 family protein produces the protein MCRPEYFGVDYVINPWMKGNVGRTDREVAAMQWERLYEALKSVAEVELIEPQPGLPDMVFTANAGILIENEFVLTHFAKREREPEEPQFKKWFKERGVSVHLIPPNLLFEGAGDALLDGSGRWLWVAYGDRTSLETHPYLAKIFNIEVLSLRLTDPRFYHLDTCFMPMEDGYLMYYPGALDANSNRIVEERVPPDKRIELGMDEAVDFSANSVNIGKKVIMNRCSSGLRKRLSECGFEPIETPLTEFMKAGGSAKCLTLRLNEKTSVKRTAHSTVATRKVKMEGQLIDSHLMSRVCDSIIYGGGAFQLHEMRLGRKRNELSTAEIEVSAPSEQALDKIIRKIIPLGATPPQGESADALLAAVGKNGVAPENFYSTTIYHTEIRVDGEWVSVENLRMDGVVAVSGKTARCKLFRELEKGDKVVTGGEGIRIVRPVSEYSRQETFSFMGANISSERRAELTIERIAWEVNRIKNLNGRLVVVAGPVVVHTGGSAHLAQMVRDGYISALLGGNGTAAHDIELAMLGTSLGIDLRTGRSVEGGHRNHLVAINRIRRAGSIAKAVENGELKSGLFYELVKNNIPFCLAGSIRDDGPLPDTEMDLTKAQAEYSRLIKGADMILMLSSMLHAIGTGNMTPANVRLVCVDINPAVVTKLTDRGSLESVGIVTDVGLFLSQLVKELKIFSN, from the coding sequence ATGTGCAGGCCGGAGTATTTCGGAGTCGATTACGTCATAAATCCGTGGATGAAGGGGAACGTGGGTCGCACGGATAGGGAAGTTGCGGCCATGCAGTGGGAGAGATTGTACGAGGCTTTAAAATCCGTTGCGGAGGTGGAGTTGATAGAGCCTCAGCCGGGACTGCCTGATATGGTTTTCACTGCGAACGCGGGAATTCTGATTGAAAATGAGTTTGTGCTGACACACTTTGCCAAGAGGGAGAGAGAGCCGGAGGAACCGCAGTTTAAAAAATGGTTTAAGGAGAGAGGGGTAAGTGTTCATCTCATACCGCCGAACCTCCTTTTTGAAGGGGCCGGTGACGCGCTACTGGACGGGAGCGGCAGATGGCTATGGGTAGCATACGGCGATAGGACATCTTTGGAAACGCATCCGTATCTGGCGAAGATCTTCAACATAGAGGTGTTGAGCCTTAGATTGACAGACCCGAGATTTTATCACCTTGATACCTGTTTCATGCCGATGGAAGATGGGTACTTGATGTACTATCCCGGCGCATTGGACGCCAATTCAAACAGGATAGTGGAAGAGAGGGTTCCGCCGGATAAAAGAATTGAGTTGGGAATGGATGAAGCGGTTGATTTTTCAGCCAACTCCGTAAACATAGGTAAAAAAGTGATCATGAACCGATGTTCCAGCGGATTAAGGAAGAGATTGAGCGAGTGCGGTTTTGAGCCTATCGAAACACCGCTGACGGAATTCATGAAAGCGGGGGGGAGTGCCAAATGCCTTACTCTCAGGCTTAACGAAAAAACATCAGTAAAAAGAACCGCGCATTCGACTGTTGCAACCCGCAAAGTAAAAATGGAAGGACAGTTGATAGATTCACACCTCATGAGCAGGGTCTGCGATTCTATCATCTATGGCGGCGGCGCATTCCAACTGCACGAGATGCGTCTTGGCCGAAAAAGGAACGAGCTCTCCACGGCGGAGATAGAGGTAAGCGCGCCTAGCGAACAGGCGCTCGATAAGATCATTCGCAAGATCATACCGCTTGGGGCCACTCCCCCGCAGGGTGAATCAGCTGATGCCTTGCTGGCGGCAGTGGGAAAAAATGGCGTCGCGCCAGAAAATTTTTACAGCACGACTATCTATCATACGGAAATTCGAGTGGACGGAGAATGGGTGTCTGTTGAAAACCTCAGGATGGACGGGGTTGTGGCCGTTTCCGGGAAAACGGCGAGATGCAAACTGTTTCGGGAGCTTGAAAAAGGGGACAAGGTGGTTACCGGCGGCGAAGGGATAAGGATAGTGCGCCCTGTGAGTGAATACAGCAGGCAGGAGACTTTCAGTTTCATGGGGGCGAACATTTCAAGCGAAAGGCGGGCTGAACTTACGATTGAAAGGATTGCGTGGGAGGTGAACCGTATAAAGAACCTTAATGGACGCCTTGTCGTCGTAGCTGGCCCGGTGGTTGTGCATACAGGCGGTTCGGCACACTTGGCACAGATGGTTCGCGACGGCTATATAAGCGCCTTGCTCGGGGGGAACGGCACGGCGGCGCACGATATTGAGTTGGCGATGCTCGGCACCAGCCTTGGGATAGACCTGAGAACCGGGCGCTCCGTTGAGGGGGGGCACAGAAACCACCTCGTCGCGATAAACAGGATAAGGAGGGCCGGTTCTATCGCCAAGGCTGTGGAAAACGGAGAGCTGAAGTCCGGCCTGTTCTATGAACTTGTGAAGAACAATATCCCATTCTGTCTCGCCGGAAGCATTCGCGATGACGGTCCGCTACCTGATACAGAAATGGATCTGACAAAGGCGCAGGCTGAATATTCAAGGCTCATCAAGGGGGCCGATATGATCCTGATGCTCTCAAGCATGCTTCACGCGATAGGGACCGGGAATATGACACCTGCCAACGTAAGACTGGTTTGCGTCGACATCAATCCTGCCGTCGTTACCAAGTTGACCGACAGGGGGAGCCTTGAGTCTGTCGGCATTGTCACCGATGTCGGTCTGTTCCTTTCGCAATTGGTAAAGGAGCTGAAAATATTCAGCAACTGA
- a CDS encoding tetratricopeptide repeat protein has product MRILIVSEKKYEIRQIREHIEQLPFKEFAKDTTTEIFEETGSKNAYDLIASKLKQSFTFDLVIASHRMKLVTGFQLAEKIHKLESDKFIPVVVFGTGIIEDAKNEPNREIFANGRTYVSELPITFDGFKNVFTSIAETLAQNEDQHRKEAIENLLSYRDTNDFLSTMENLYMLSARKVINYSAYAPWSPIPLLSLGRIYIGSNMFDTAIPYLKRAINLDFSLKDAHKNLAICYKKLGQAYEELEELKQLLKSSPQSSSVLFKVGDSYLRESDYEKAAEYFKKAIASCKPDDGVRHKARIHVGLGNAYVKEGDFKKDISKYTMAEGEFKTAISVDPTLLAAYNSLVITYKKLGQEELAKEAMQKAISIMPDSSEGWIALFEIYLIDGEYDKAKFSLQKAIKYDPENQIILCIAGETYARQNMLQEAIELFEKAIDINPSDLRLYNYIGICYRRLNEIGMAIEYYQKALKIDDKDPNIHYNLGRAYQQGSNNSQAEKSYKKALALQPDFSEAKNALDNLAKFPATSNKRKSVR; this is encoded by the coding sequence ATGAGAATTTTGATAGTAAGTGAAAAGAAATACGAAATCAGGCAGATTCGCGAACATATAGAGCAACTTCCATTTAAGGAATTTGCCAAGGACACAACAACCGAAATATTTGAGGAAACAGGGAGCAAAAACGCCTATGACCTGATCGCTTCCAAGCTAAAGCAGAGTTTTACCTTTGACCTTGTTATCGCGTCACATCGCATGAAACTGGTAACCGGATTTCAGTTGGCCGAAAAAATCCACAAGCTTGAATCGGATAAATTCATCCCTGTCGTAGTATTTGGAACCGGCATCATTGAAGACGCCAAAAATGAGCCAAACAGGGAGATCTTCGCCAATGGAAGAACCTATGTTTCCGAATTGCCTATTACATTTGACGGTTTTAAAAATGTTTTCACCTCCATAGCCGAAACACTCGCCCAGAACGAGGATCAGCATAGAAAAGAGGCAATAGAAAATCTGTTATCCTACAGGGACACGAATGATTTTCTTTCAACAATGGAAAATCTATACATGCTTTCTGCAAGAAAGGTGATCAACTATTCAGCCTATGCTCCATGGTCGCCTATACCTTTACTGAGCCTCGGCAGGATCTATATCGGCAGCAATATGTTCGACACTGCGATTCCCTATCTGAAAAGAGCGATCAATCTCGATTTTAGCCTGAAAGACGCGCATAAAAATTTGGCCATATGCTACAAAAAACTGGGGCAGGCCTATGAAGAACTGGAGGAGCTTAAACAGTTGCTCAAATCATCTCCTCAATCTTCATCTGTACTTTTCAAGGTAGGCGATTCGTATTTACGCGAGTCTGACTATGAAAAAGCTGCGGAGTACTTTAAAAAAGCAATCGCTTCATGCAAACCGGACGATGGAGTTCGTCACAAAGCCAGGATCCATGTCGGTCTTGGAAACGCCTATGTAAAAGAAGGCGATTTCAAAAAAGATATCTCCAAATACACCATGGCTGAAGGGGAGTTTAAGACTGCGATATCAGTGGACCCTACCCTTCTTGCGGCGTATAACAGCCTCGTCATCACTTATAAAAAACTGGGACAGGAAGAGCTGGCCAAGGAGGCAATGCAAAAAGCAATAAGCATCATGCCGGACAGTTCCGAAGGGTGGATCGCACTTTTTGAAATCTATCTGATAGATGGGGAATATGACAAGGCTAAATTTTCGCTTCAAAAGGCCATAAAATACGATCCTGAAAATCAGATCATTCTCTGCATAGCAGGCGAAACCTACGCAAGGCAGAATATGCTTCAGGAAGCGATAGAACTTTTTGAGAAGGCAATTGACATAAACCCGTCCGACCTCAGGCTTTACAATTATATCGGTATTTGCTACAGACGCCTGAATGAGATCGGCATGGCGATTGAATATTATCAGAAGGCCCTGAAGATCGATGACAAGGATCCAAATATTCACTATAACCTGGGCCGGGCTTATCAGCAGGGCAGCAATAATTCTCAAGCTGAAAAATCATACAAGAAAGCGCTTGCCCTGCAGCCTGATTTCAGCGAGGCAAAAAATGCGCTTGATAATCTGGCTAAATTCCCCGCCACTTCAAACAAGCGAAAATCAGTGCGATAA
- a CDS encoding PAS domain S-box protein, with product MTLFFCIVIVEAIFISALYFLPGLPHAVLVAISVGVSAIIILPAVYFSVYLPSAQQAKSPVKSEAELREIADTLEDEVRERVDKLAGSAAESRAVLESSADAIVRIDTDGKIYSANQATYKIFGYRSRDLIGKNISIILPSDYQKILVDGFLSTLSDWGTDNVIPSNEVQAVTRFGNSIPIELTISECIIKPKLYYVMNMRDVSERKIVEEALKESEKRYRALAENSIVGIWQVTPDGKTLYLNPAMRTLLEVDKDYNFSEASYHSFFTLDSRIKIRQEFEKRLKNIASTYDSEIIGNRGTISIVKISEAPLLTDDGEVHSLIGTFTDITSMKKAEEELRKAKELAEEATRLKDKYVSLVSHDLKGPLGTMLGYLEMIEDFDENGADSQRKNLINSARKSGQNMLLLINDVLNVSRLKAGQMIKDKSFIDAFSIANEVIENFFILAQQKGIILNNEVKKHSRIYADATMYFEVIQNLVSNAIKFCNRDDKVTLFTPEGKPATVGVSDTGVGIDPYYMDNLFSYEFKTSTTGTAGEIGTGFGLPLSKDIMEAHGGNLTVESTQGKGTTFLASLPDIKPKIMLVDDEKEQRYLFSLYLKDLDIELIEAENGAIALDILKVSPPHLMITDIMMPEVDGFDLLIQVKSVPSTKSIPVMMIASDSEIKTKEKALRLGAVSFNVKPISRDDFLAQVRKYIGY from the coding sequence TTGACTCTTTTTTTCTGCATAGTCATCGTAGAAGCTATTTTCATTTCAGCCCTCTACTTTTTACCTGGATTGCCGCATGCCGTCCTTGTCGCAATCAGCGTTGGAGTATCCGCAATTATTATCCTGCCCGCCGTATATTTTTCCGTTTACCTCCCATCCGCACAACAGGCTAAATCACCTGTTAAAAGCGAAGCAGAGCTGAGGGAAATTGCGGACACGCTTGAAGATGAAGTCCGCGAGAGAGTGGACAAACTCGCTGGCTCTGCCGCTGAATCCCGGGCTGTCCTGGAATCTTCCGCAGACGCCATTGTGAGGATAGATACGGATGGAAAAATTTACTCGGCAAACCAGGCGACCTATAAAATATTTGGTTATCGCAGCAGGGACCTTATCGGAAAAAACATATCCATCATCCTTCCATCGGACTATCAGAAGATACTGGTCGACGGATTCCTCTCCACTCTGAGTGATTGGGGAACTGACAATGTAATCCCTTCCAATGAAGTGCAGGCTGTTACGCGCTTTGGCAATAGCATTCCGATAGAACTTACAATCTCCGAATGCATAATCAAACCGAAACTATATTATGTAATGAACATGCGTGACGTGTCGGAACGCAAGATTGTCGAAGAGGCGCTTAAAGAGAGTGAAAAGAGATATCGCGCTCTCGCCGAGAACAGCATCGTAGGCATATGGCAGGTAACACCGGACGGCAAAACTCTCTATTTAAATCCTGCAATGCGTACACTTCTGGAAGTGGACAAAGATTACAATTTTTCGGAAGCCTCCTATCATTCCTTCTTTACTCTTGATAGCCGGATTAAGATCAGGCAGGAGTTTGAAAAGAGACTGAAAAATATCGCCTCCACATACGATTCGGAAATTATCGGAAATCGCGGAACGATCAGCATCGTAAAGATCTCGGAAGCTCCGCTTCTTACGGATGATGGGGAAGTACACAGCCTGATAGGAACCTTTACCGATATCACTAGCATGAAAAAGGCAGAAGAAGAACTTCGCAAGGCAAAAGAGCTTGCGGAGGAAGCTACGCGTTTAAAGGACAAATACGTCTCGCTTGTTTCGCATGATCTCAAGGGACCGCTTGGAACGATGCTCGGGTATCTGGAGATGATCGAAGATTTTGATGAAAATGGGGCAGATTCACAGCGTAAAAACCTTATTAATTCCGCGCGAAAATCGGGTCAAAACATGCTGCTCCTTATCAACGATGTCTTGAATGTAAGCAGACTGAAAGCCGGACAAATGATCAAGGATAAGAGTTTTATCGACGCATTCTCCATCGCCAACGAGGTTATCGAGAATTTTTTCATTCTAGCGCAGCAAAAGGGGATTATTCTTAATAATGAGGTCAAGAAGCACAGCAGAATATACGCCGACGCCACCATGTATTTTGAAGTAATTCAAAATCTCGTTTCAAATGCGATAAAATTCTGCAATCGGGATGATAAAGTTACGCTTTTTACACCGGAAGGAAAACCGGCTACGGTCGGCGTATCGGATACCGGTGTCGGCATAGACCCATATTATATGGACAACCTTTTCAGCTACGAATTTAAGACATCCACAACCGGTACAGCCGGAGAAATCGGAACGGGATTTGGCTTGCCGCTTTCCAAAGATATTATGGAGGCCCATGGCGGTAATCTGACGGTTGAGTCCACGCAGGGAAAGGGAACCACTTTTCTGGCGTCACTACCCGATATCAAGCCAAAGATCATGCTGGTTGATGACGAAAAGGAGCAACGCTACCTATTTTCCCTATACCTCAAGGATCTTGATATTGAATTGATAGAGGCGGAAAACGGCGCAATCGCGCTAGACATATTGAAAGTATCTCCGCCTCATCTGATGATAACCGATATCATGATGCCGGAAGTCGACGGCTTTGACCTCCTCATCCAGGTTAAAAGCGTACCATCCACAAAATCCATTCCGGTTATGATGATCGCCTCTGATTCAGAGATCAAAACAAAGGAGAAGGCTTTAAGATTGGGAGCTGTCAGTTTCAATGTAAAACCGATAAGCCGCGACGATTTCCTGGCACAGGTACGAAAATATATCGGGTATTGA
- a CDS encoding penicillin acylase family protein: MKKLIMGKGPISIRRDENGVPHVKADSIADLYKGLGYCHAMDRGLQMLLMRILGLGRASELLQSTKEMEEIDIFFRKMNWSGKVDSEVTKLTPDLKEFSDSYCLGVNEYLSKKYPWELKLAGYKPDAWTIGDTMLLSRMTGYLTLAQSQGEIERLLVEMVQGGVEKEKLEELFPGLLGDMDEALIRRIKLSERIVPEGLKWNSIVPRVMASNNWVVGGARSASGQAMLANDPHLENNRLPNVWYEISLSVGERYGMGATMPGIPALVIGKTNDLAWGVTYSFMDSVDSWMEECKDGKAKREDGKWVPFSERKEIIKRKGKKPIEVKFYENEHGVLDGDPYEEGLYLATRWATAEAGVKSLKAFTDIWSAKSAEEGMNCLGNLEVSFNWVFADVAGNIGYQMSGLLPKRGKGSSGFVPLEGWKKENDWQGFFEYVDLPRSYNPDEQYIVTANDDLNHLGKVTASNISMESYRADRIRQLIDEREKLTPEYCEKMQFDTYSLQAKKIMDILRPLLPFSRQGDILRDWDCCYDPESKGAYLFEEFYKKLLIKVFGKSALGEEVVSWLHEGTGIFADFYGNFDRVLLAERSEWFNGKSRNEIYSECALEALSGEAVEWGESKKYKLSNMFFGGKLPALFGFDGGPVKMRGGRASIHQGQLYNSGGRTTSFCPTFRMIAEMDKNYIRTALAGGPSDRRFSKWYLSGQDGWEKGEYKILAV; this comes from the coding sequence ATGAAAAAGTTGATAATGGGGAAGGGGCCAATAAGCATCCGTCGTGATGAAAACGGCGTACCGCATGTAAAAGCTGACAGCATCGCAGACCTTTATAAAGGGCTTGGTTATTGTCATGCGATGGACAGGGGGCTTCAAATGCTTCTTATGCGGATCCTCGGCCTCGGGCGCGCTTCCGAACTTCTGCAGTCAACCAAAGAGATGGAGGAGATAGATATCTTTTTCCGCAAGATGAACTGGAGCGGGAAGGTCGATTCTGAAGTCACAAAACTTACGCCCGACCTGAAGGAGTTTTCAGATTCATACTGTCTAGGTGTGAACGAATATTTATCCAAAAAATATCCGTGGGAGCTGAAGCTTGCGGGATACAAACCAGATGCGTGGACGATCGGCGATACGATGCTTCTTTCCCGCATGACCGGGTATCTCACGCTGGCACAGTCGCAGGGAGAGATAGAGCGGCTACTGGTGGAGATGGTTCAGGGAGGCGTTGAAAAGGAAAAACTGGAAGAGCTTTTTCCCGGCCTTCTTGGGGATATGGATGAGGCGCTGATACGGAGGATAAAACTTTCCGAGAGGATAGTGCCGGAAGGGCTGAAGTGGAACTCCATTGTTCCGCGGGTGATGGCGTCGAACAATTGGGTGGTAGGAGGCGCGAGAAGCGCCAGCGGCCAGGCGATGCTTGCGAATGATCCGCATCTCGAAAATAATCGTCTGCCAAACGTGTGGTATGAGATATCGCTTTCCGTGGGAGAACGCTACGGTATGGGGGCAACGATGCCGGGTATTCCCGCGCTGGTGATAGGGAAAACAAACGATCTTGCATGGGGGGTGACCTACAGTTTCATGGATTCCGTCGACTCATGGATGGAGGAGTGCAAGGATGGGAAGGCTAAGCGAGAGGACGGCAAATGGGTTCCCTTTTCGGAACGCAAGGAGATCATAAAAAGAAAAGGGAAGAAACCGATAGAGGTGAAATTTTACGAAAACGAACATGGCGTGCTGGATGGAGACCCCTATGAAGAAGGATTATACCTGGCTACGCGATGGGCCACGGCAGAGGCGGGAGTAAAATCGTTAAAGGCGTTCACGGATATCTGGAGCGCGAAGAGCGCTGAAGAGGGGATGAATTGCCTGGGGAATCTCGAGGTGTCGTTTAACTGGGTATTTGCAGATGTTGCCGGAAACATCGGATATCAGATGTCAGGCTTGTTGCCGAAAAGGGGGAAGGGGTCGTCAGGCTTTGTTCCGCTTGAGGGGTGGAAAAAAGAGAACGACTGGCAGGGATTTTTTGAGTATGTCGATCTGCCAAGAAGCTATAACCCGGATGAGCAATATATAGTCACTGCCAATGATGATCTAAATCATCTGGGCAAGGTCACTGCTAGCAACATCTCGATGGAAAGCTACAGGGCGGACCGCATAAGGCAATTGATCGACGAGAGGGAAAAATTAACGCCGGAATACTGCGAGAAAATGCAGTTCGATACATATTCCCTGCAGGCAAAAAAAATCATGGATATTTTGCGTCCGCTCCTCCCGTTTTCGCGGCAGGGGGATATTCTTCGCGATTGGGATTGCTGTTATGACCCGGAATCAAAAGGTGCCTATCTGTTTGAGGAGTTTTACAAGAAGCTGTTGATCAAGGTTTTCGGTAAAAGCGCTTTGGGTGAGGAGGTGGTCAGCTGGCTCCACGAAGGGACCGGTATATTTGCCGATTTTTACGGGAACTTCGACAGGGTATTGCTGGCCGAAAGATCAGAGTGGTTCAATGGAAAGTCAAGAAATGAGATATATTCCGAGTGTGCGCTGGAAGCGCTTTCAGGCGAAGCTGTCGAGTGGGGAGAAAGCAAAAAATATAAACTTTCGAATATGTTTTTTGGGGGTAAGCTTCCGGCTTTGTTTGGATTTGACGGAGGTCCGGTAAAAATGCGCGGAGGGCGCGCAAGTATTCATCAGGGGCAGTTATACAATTCAGGCGGGAGAACCACCAGTTTTTGCCCTACATTCCGGATGATCGCGGAAATGGATAAAAATTATATTCGTACTGCACTGGCCGGAGGCCCTTCCGACCGTCGATTTTCCAAGTGGTATCTGTCGGGACAGGACGGATGGGAAAAAGGAGAATATAAAATTCTCGCAGTGTAA
- a CDS encoding YjfB family protein, with translation MNIESLSGAVKSPVAGGKENTPALKKALDAEKQNGSQIMKMLNSASKVSGALGGSKKPEGIGNAIDMVG, from the coding sequence ATGAATATTGAGAGTTTATCAGGTGCGGTAAAATCACCGGTTGCCGGGGGAAAAGAGAATACTCCCGCCTTGAAAAAAGCGCTGGACGCTGAAAAACAGAATGGTTCACAGATCATGAAGATGCTGAACAGCGCTTCGAAAGTATCTGGAGCGCTTGGCGGCTCGAAAAAGCCCGAAGGCATCGGCAACGCGATCGACATGGTCGGCTAA
- a CDS encoding DUF2784 domain-containing protein has protein sequence MLNTLLPFLDSFFFIFHTLILFFNLFGWIWRSTRKANLALLSLTAFSWFGLGIWYSWGYCPCTDWHWQVKRSLGQQELPYSYIKYLLDTLLGTDLDAGLVDATTVALFLLALFISAYLNYKEWKQGRL, from the coding sequence ATGTTGAATACCCTCCTCCCGTTTCTGGACAGCTTCTTTTTCATATTCCATACGCTTATTCTTTTTTTCAACCTCTTCGGCTGGATATGGCGGAGCACAAGAAAGGCAAACCTTGCATTGCTGTCGCTGACAGCCTTTTCATGGTTCGGTCTTGGGATATGGTACAGCTGGGGCTACTGTCCCTGCACCGATTGGCACTGGCAGGTCAAGAGGAGCCTCGGCCAGCAGGAGCTCCCTTACTCCTACATAAAATATCTTCTCGACACTCTCCTCGGCACCGACCTCGACGCCGGACTGGTGGACGCTACAACCGTCGCTCTTTTCCTTCTCGCCCTCTTCATTTCCGCCTACCTCAACTACAAAGAGTGGAAACAAGGCAGATTATAG